AGCTGCTCGATGATATTAATCTTCTCTTCGACCGCCTTTTTATCCTTCTCGTAATTCTCGACCTCTTTGACCTTCCCCTTGAGGACGCCGAGTTCCGAGGTCAATTTTGTTTTCTCGGCCGCCAAACCGTCCACCTTTTCATTAAGAACGATTCCGATATAACCTAAAACCAAGAGGAGCATCGACAGAACCACCGACGCGATGATGATCTGCGATTGGAACTCGACCTTCTTCTTGGTCTTCTTTGTCTTTTGCGTTGAGAGCAGATTGATCTTGATCATGAATCAACGATCTCCCACTTTTCGAATCGCCAAACCCATCCCGACCGCGGCCAAAGGGGCGACTTCCTGGATGTAATCCAGATCGAATA
The Candidatus Manganitrophaceae bacterium DNA segment above includes these coding regions:
- a CDS encoding PilN domain-containing protein, which gives rise to MIKINLLSTQKTKKTKKKVEFQSQIIIASVVLSMLLLVLGYIGIVLNEKVDGLAAEKTKLTSELGVLKGKVKEVENYEKDKKAVEEKINIIEQLRKNQSVPVFLLDQISKSLPDKVWLVNINQQNGTVDLEGKATTNGEIVDFINSLKKSPLFKDIQILESRQNLEGTISVYTFKLKWSLV